The Burkholderiales bacterium genome includes the window CTGCGTGGCTGCAAGCGCCTTCTTGCTTGCACAGACGATCCCCAAGCCCGCCGGCAGCATGAGACCTTTTTGCGAACCCGTAATGGCCATGTCCACTTGCCATTCGTCCATGCAAAAGTCGATGCTGGCAAGAGAACTCACGGCGTCGACAAATAGCAGCGCCGGATGCCGCGCCGAATCTATCGCCCGCCGCACACCGGCGATGTCGCTGGTTACCCCGGTCGCGGTCTCATTGTGGCAGGCCAGCACGGCTTTGATTTTGTGCTGTTTGTCAGCACGTAAAGTTTCCTCTACGCGGTCCAGAGGAACACCTTCGCCCCACTCAACTTCCAGGATTTCCACGTCGTACCCTAGACGCTGCGCCATATCCACCCATAAATGGCTGAATTGCCCAAATCGCGAAGCTAATACTTTGTCCCCCGGGGAAAGTGTGTTGGTGAGAGCGGCTTCCCATGCTCCAGTCCCAGAAGAAGGAAAGATGAAAGCCTGGCCTTCAGTGGTCTTGAATACTTTCTGCAAATCGCCCAATACAGAGCGCGAAAGTTCGGGAAACTTGGAGGAACGATGGTCTTCCATTGCCACCACCATCGCACGCAATACGCGATCGGGAATGTTGGTTGGACCTGGAACGAACAAAAAATTGCGGCCTGGCGTACGTGGCATGTTGGTTTCCTCCTCGCTTGTTAACTTAAAAGACGTTTCCCGTTAAAAATACTAAAACAGAGTAAGTACGCGCAAATTACGCGCACATCTTACTTTTTGCACAGTCTCAGGAATCTAATTTGCCGCCAAAGGCAATTCAGCGGATTTGGAACAAATTACATTATAACCGTCTTAGCGATGAGCTGGACGATGCACTCGACCGCCGAAGCACTAATTTTCCCTAAACTGCTAATAATAAATGCTAACTTAGAAGCCCGCTATAGAAAATTCTTATCATTTAAATAAAGATTACTAATTATGTCGTGTTGCAAAATTTAAACCGTATAGTTTATTGGCGATAGCAAGCATCCGTCTTCCAGACTGCACTGACCAGGCGAGGCTACGGCGTCCGTGGGCCGGCGTATTAGCGGGTCGGCGGTTTGTTTGCCGCAATCCTTTTTTGCGATTACTATATGAGCACAACAATAATTACCCCAACCGGTCGAAGCGGCAATACAGTGGATTCTTTAGCTGTGCTGCCCGCATGATGGCTGAAATCCCCAAGCGGCAAACTAATTTGCCCAAACTGATAACACGGAGGAGACACACAATGAATACGGAAGCGACATTGAGCTCAAGGCCAACTCCCTATCGCTGGTTGCAGCTCATCCTAGGTATTATCTGCATGGTGATGATCGCCAATCTGCAATACGGCTGGACTTTGTTCGTGAACCCGATTTCGGAAAAGTACGGCTGGACCAGAGCTGCAATTCAAGTAGCCTTTACTATATTCGTACTGACCGAAACCTGGCTGGTACCCGTAGAGGGCTATTTAGTTGATGTGTTTGGCCCGCGCCTCGTGGTACTCGTGGGCGGAATTTTATGCGGCATCGGATGGACTCTGAATTCCTATGCCAGCACACTTCCCGCGTTATATTTTGCGGCGGCAATCAGCGGCATCGGTGCAGGCGCAGTGTACGGCACTTGCGTCGGCAACGCGCTGAAATGGTTTGCCGACCGGCGTGGTCTTGCCGCAGGACTAACTGCAGCGGGTTTCGGAATGGGCTCGGCGCTCACCATCATACCGATTTCTGCGATCATCAAAACCATGGGATACGAGGCAGCGTTCCTCTATTTTGGAATTGGTCAAGGTCTGGTCGTAGTCCTGGTGTCATTGGGATTGACCGCTCCACAATTTGTGGCGAGTGCTGAACTCGTAAAAAAAGCGGCTGCCCGTGCAACCTCTCCACAGGTGCCACAGACGCAGCGAGATTACCGGCCGCTGGAACTTCTGCGCCAACCCGTATTCTGGGTCTTGTACTTTATGTTCGTCATGGTGGCGGCCGGTGGCCTCATGGCCGTGGCGCAGTTGGCCCCTATTGCCAAGGATTTTAAAATCGCCACAATTCCGGTCAGTCTGGTGGGCATCACTCTGCCCGCACTCACCTTCGCACTTTCGCTTGACCGCGTGTTAAACGGCCTCACGCGTCCGTTTTTTGGCTGGGTGTCTGACCAGATCGGTCGGGAAACGACCATGCTGATTGCCTTCGGCTTGGAAGCAGTCGGAATCGCGGCGCTTTACACATATGGTCACGATCCCGTGCATTTTGTCCTACTGACCGGAATTGTATTTTTTGCCTGGGGCGAAATTTTCAGCTTGTTTCCGTCAACCTGCACGGATACGTTTGGGTCCAAATTTGCTGCGGCAAACGCGGGACTGCTTTATACCGCGAAGGGGACTGCTGCACTGTTGGTGCCGCTTGCAAACGTGCTTACTCGGGAAACAGGGAGCTGGCATGCGGTATTTCTCATCGCGGCCATAATGAACGCGGTTGCCGCATTAACCGCATGGTTCATACTGCGGCCGATGAGGAATGCGCACATAAAAGCTGATGCCCTAATTGCGCAGCCGGCCTGACGATCTGGTTCAGGTACTATTCGCAATGCGTTGCTGCGCGTCGTCAAGCTGGCATCGATTGCGCGACGTGCGCGGAGCTTCTTCAAGAAAGGCAGGGCCAGCGCCCTGCCTTTTTTGTTTACCGGATCACCCAGAACGATATACTAATTTTCAAAGGGTCCTGTAAGGCGAGTTTTATTCAGTCTCCTTAAAGTGCATGCCGCAACTCGACGCTTTTCTTGCATCGCCTTCGTTCATCTTAGTGCTGATTGTAATAACCGTCGCCGCACTGGCTCACGGCACCCTGGGCTTTGGTTTTCCGGTGATTTCAACGCCGGTGATCGCGATGATGACTGACATCAAGACCGCGATCCTCACCACGCTGTTTCCAAATATCGTGATCAACCTGGTTAGCATCGTCAGAGGCGGGAACTGGCGCTCGAGCATAGGCAAATACTGGCCAGTTGCAATCTACGTGCTGATTGGAACCGTTGGCGGCACGCACGTTCTCATCTCGGCTGATCCCGAACCGCTGAAGCTGCTGCTTGCCTTTATGATCCTTGTGTATCTCCAGCAAGCTCGCTTTCGCAAGCTCGATTGGTCGTGGCTAAAGCGCCATCCGCGGGCAGCCGCGCCGCTGTTTGGTTTGCTTGCGGGTTTCCTGTCTGGAACGGTAAATGTGGCCGTGCCTCCATTAGTCATTTACTTCATGGCGCTGGGTCTGGCCCCGGTTGCTATGACCCAGATTCTCAACCTCTGCTTCCTTGCCGGAAAGTCTACGCAAGCAGTCACTTTCGGGATTTCCGGCCAGATCGGTCTCACTACTCTTGTCGCAACGGCGCCTCTAACGCTTATTTCAATTGCAGCTCTGCTGTTCGGAATGCGCATTCAAAGCCGCATTCACCCCGAAATATACCAGGGGCTGCTAAGGAAGGTATTGTGGGTGATGGCGGCAATACTGTTTATGCAGGTAGCGTGGCATTATCTGAGATGAATTTTGCCATCATGCTCCAAGCGGCTCAATGTTTCAGCTGAGAGATTGAGATACGAGGCAAGCTCCTTCTTCGGCACCCGATCAGAAAGCTCCGGGTGTTTGCGCAAGAAGCGCCGGACACGGCCCGGTGCGTCGAGCAAATGGAGAGTTATCGTATGCGCCATGATTTCGCTCATGAGATGCATGACTTCATACTCAAACGCCTGTTTGATCTCCAGGTGATGGTCGATAAACGCGACCCATTCGGGTAGGGGCAGCTTCGCCACGCGTGCCTTGGTGACCGCTATGATGCTATAGGGTGCGGGGGTCTTGAGCTTCCACGCTGCGTAGCTGGTTTCAATGTTGCACTCATCGGCAAAGCGCAGGATCATTTGCCTGCCCTGCTGATTGGCGACCACGCGTTTTAATATTCCGTCGAGAATAAAATACTGCTCCATTTCCAAATCGCCCTGGTGAAGCAAGCATTCTCCTTTTTGACAGTCAACGACTACCAGATGAGCTTCCAGCTCGACCCTTTCGTCAGCGGTCATCAGCTTCAAGACGACATTTTGCTTGAGCTGTGCCCGGATGATGCTTTTTTCGGGGTGGTGCGCTACCAAAACCATAGATGATCTTTATGGGGCGCAAATCCGACGTGCTTGATGCGGGGAAAAATTGACTTTGATCAAGAACCGGAATTGATGCCAGTCAACGATATATCTGCCACAACTCGCTATGATACGATTTTAACTTCGGATTGTTAAGATTTTTATACAAAATATCTCGAGCGGCGGATATCTTGAAGCGACGCTGCCGCCGTTCGTAAAAAACGCTTACGCCGAGACTAATAAATTTGGAGAATGGAGATAAAGAATCATGGGAATCGTCACTGAGAAATCATTAAAGCAACCTGCGACGGAAACTGAACCGCAATTGATCAGCGGCGGGCAAATTGTTGGCAAAATGTTAAAGCAAGAAGGGGTGAAACATATCTTCACCATTTC containing:
- a CDS encoding sulfite exporter TauE/SafE family protein, which gives rise to MPQLDAFLASPSFILVLIVITVAALAHGTLGFGFPVISTPVIAMMTDIKTAILTTLFPNIVINLVSIVRGGNWRSSIGKYWPVAIYVLIGTVGGTHVLISADPEPLKLLLAFMILVYLQQARFRKLDWSWLKRHPRAAAPLFGLLAGFLSGTVNVAVPPLVIYFMALGLAPVAMTQILNLCFLAGKSTQAVTFGISGQIGLTTLVATAPLTLISIAALLFGMRIQSRIHPEIYQGLLRKVLWVMAAILFMQVAWHYLR
- a CDS encoding aminotransferase class V-fold PLP-dependent enzyme, whose protein sequence is MPRTPGRNFLFVPGPTNIPDRVLRAMVVAMEDHRSSKFPELSRSVLGDLQKVFKTTEGQAFIFPSSGTGAWEAALTNTLSPGDKVLASRFGQFSHLWVDMAQRLGYDVEILEVEWGEGVPLDRVEETLRADKQHKIKAVLACHNETATGVTSDIAGVRRAIDSARHPALLFVDAVSSLASIDFCMDEWQVDMAITGSQKGLMLPAGLGIVCASKKALAATQTAKSKRCYFDLNDMIKANATGYFPYTPALAMLYGLRESLNVIFEEGLENIFFRHHYLAEGVRAAVMKGWGLKLCAKEPKWYSDTVSAIVVPEGINGAHVIDVAFR
- a CDS encoding Crp/Fnr family transcriptional regulator, with the translated sequence MVLVAHHPEKSIIRAQLKQNVVLKLMTADERVELEAHLVVVDCQKGECLLHQGDLEMEQYFILDGILKRVVANQQGRQMILRFADECNIETSYAAWKLKTPAPYSIIAVTKARVAKLPLPEWVAFIDHHLEIKQAFEYEVMHLMSEIMAHTITLHLLDAPGRVRRFLRKHPELSDRVPKKELASYLNLSAETLSRLEHDGKIHLR
- the oxlT gene encoding oxalate/formate MFS antiporter, giving the protein MNTEATLSSRPTPYRWLQLILGIICMVMIANLQYGWTLFVNPISEKYGWTRAAIQVAFTIFVLTETWLVPVEGYLVDVFGPRLVVLVGGILCGIGWTLNSYASTLPALYFAAAISGIGAGAVYGTCVGNALKWFADRRGLAAGLTAAGFGMGSALTIIPISAIIKTMGYEAAFLYFGIGQGLVVVLVSLGLTAPQFVASAELVKKAAARATSPQVPQTQRDYRPLELLRQPVFWVLYFMFVMVAAGGLMAVAQLAPIAKDFKIATIPVSLVGITLPALTFALSLDRVLNGLTRPFFGWVSDQIGRETTMLIAFGLEAVGIAALYTYGHDPVHFVLLTGIVFFAWGEIFSLFPSTCTDTFGSKFAAANAGLLYTAKGTAALLVPLANVLTRETGSWHAVFLIAAIMNAVAALTAWFILRPMRNAHIKADALIAQPA